The following are encoded together in the Verrucomicrobiia bacterium genome:
- a CDS encoding pirin family protein — MIKIRPSKARGHADHGWLDSYHTFSFANYYDPQHMGFRDLRVINEDRVAGGQGFGTHPHQDFEIISYVISGALKHQDSMGHTAVMKAGDVQRISAGTGIAHSEFNNSPSEPVHFLQIWLMPARKGFPPSYAQQSFADAPVNSLTLACSPDGRDKSISINQDVKLYIGKLAANGTINQVLGEQRHGWVQLIEGDLDLNGTRLSPGDGASLDCEKAIQLRSTSGAHFLFFDLN; from the coding sequence ATGATCAAAATCCGTCCATCCAAAGCTCGCGGCCATGCCGATCACGGCTGGCTCGACAGCTATCACACGTTTTCCTTCGCGAACTATTACGATCCGCAACACATGGGTTTCCGTGATTTGCGGGTCATCAATGAAGACCGCGTGGCGGGCGGTCAGGGATTTGGCACACATCCGCATCAGGATTTTGAAATTATCAGCTACGTCATCAGCGGTGCGCTCAAGCATCAGGACAGCATGGGGCACACGGCCGTAATGAAGGCGGGTGACGTGCAGCGCATCTCGGCCGGCACCGGCATAGCCCACAGCGAATTCAACAATTCACCCAGCGAGCCGGTTCATTTTCTCCAAATCTGGCTGATGCCGGCGCGTAAAGGTTTCCCGCCAAGCTACGCGCAACAATCTTTCGCCGACGCGCCGGTGAATTCACTGACGCTGGCCTGTTCGCCCGATGGCCGGGACAAATCCATTTCAATCAATCAGGATGTTAAACTCTACATTGGCAAGCTCGCGGCCAATGGAACAATCAATCAGGTATTGGGGGAGCAACGCCACGGCTGGGTGCAATTGATTGAAGGTGATCTCGACTTGAATGGAACCAGGCTTTCTCCCGGCGACGGGGCTTCGCTTGACTGCGAAAAAGCCATTCAACTGCGATCCACTTCCGGCGCTCATTTTCTGTTTTTCGACCTCAACTGA